The Candidatus Koribacter versatilis Ellin345 genome has a segment encoding these proteins:
- a CDS encoding zinc-dependent dehydrogenase produces MSTATQIGNEKDEAIPASMKAAVYHGLNDVRLETVPVPEIGRGEVLIRVASCGICGTDLKKISTGSHSAPRIFGHETAGVIAAAGDGVTKFQVGDRVLAFHHIPCQECYYCRHKVFAQCPTYKKVGVTAGYEPSGGGFSEYVRVMDWIVDRGGVVKLPDHVSYDLATFVEPVNTCQKAIETMALKSGETVLVIGQGAIGMILAFLAQRAGATVITSDLFPQRLTIGESLGLKNGIDANQTDVVAHMRDLTEGRGADASILAVPVNGLIRTAMDAVRPGGRVMLFAHTQRTEAKFDPSAVCMDEKTLLGSYSASVDLQKDSVDFVFSREMDLEKLISHRFPLEQAVEALQLAARPQPDSLKIMIEPRMAWEGQAK; encoded by the coding sequence ATGTCGACTGCGACACAAATTGGCAATGAGAAGGATGAGGCGATTCCCGCTTCGATGAAAGCTGCGGTGTACCACGGCCTCAATGATGTCCGCCTCGAGACTGTACCGGTGCCCGAGATCGGGCGTGGGGAAGTGCTCATCCGGGTTGCGTCTTGCGGTATTTGCGGCACCGACCTAAAGAAGATCTCGACGGGTTCCCATTCCGCGCCCCGCATTTTTGGCCACGAGACTGCCGGAGTCATTGCTGCAGCTGGCGACGGCGTGACAAAGTTTCAAGTCGGCGATCGCGTTCTCGCCTTCCACCACATCCCATGCCAGGAGTGCTACTACTGTCGACACAAAGTGTTTGCGCAGTGTCCGACATACAAAAAGGTCGGGGTCACGGCAGGCTACGAACCAAGCGGTGGGGGATTCTCCGAGTATGTGCGAGTAATGGACTGGATCGTGGATCGGGGCGGCGTAGTGAAACTCCCTGATCATGTTTCGTATGACCTCGCAACCTTCGTGGAGCCGGTGAACACCTGCCAGAAGGCTATTGAAACGATGGCGCTTAAGTCTGGGGAAACGGTGTTGGTGATCGGCCAAGGTGCAATTGGCATGATCTTGGCGTTCCTGGCACAAAGGGCCGGAGCAACGGTGATTACCTCCGATTTGTTCCCACAGAGGCTTACAATAGGAGAGTCTCTGGGGCTGAAAAACGGGATAGATGCCAATCAGACAGACGTTGTGGCCCATATGCGCGACCTTACGGAAGGACGCGGTGCCGATGCGTCGATTTTGGCGGTTCCGGTGAACGGCTTGATCCGCACGGCTATGGACGCGGTCCGGCCCGGCGGTAGAGTGATGTTATTTGCGCACACTCAGCGCACGGAGGCGAAGTTCGACCCTTCCGCGGTGTGTATGGATGAGAAAACGCTGCTGGGTTCGTATAGCGCTTCAGTAGATTTACAGAAAGATTCGGTAGATTTTGTATTCAGCCGCGAGATGGACCTGGAAAAGTTGATCTCGCATCGCTTCCCGCTGGAGCAGGCGGTGGAAGCTTTGCAGTTGGCGGCGCGCCCGCAACCGGATTCGCTCAAGATCATGATCGAACCTCGTATGGCGTGGGAAGGACAGGCGAAGTGA
- a CDS encoding zinc-binding dehydrogenase, with amino-acid sequence MTAAVLYGKEDVRIEKVPVPKVGEGEILVKVQVALTCGTDVKVYRRGYHARMIVPPALFGHELAGIVEEVGPGVKRLKKGMRVVALNSAPCGVCFYCSKHQENLCEDLLFNNGAYAEYILIPKRIVEKNLLVIPDGVSFDEAAVIEPLACVLRGLHETGMEVGDTITVIGAGPIGLMFVKAASISGCKVISVVKHDEQVEAAKKMGAHKVVQITKVDDPVKAVIELTPEHRGSDIVIEAVGRPDAWEWTIDMVRKGGTVNFFGGCAKGTKVNLNTERLHYSEITLKATFHHTPETVRKAFALIAERKIKGSDYITGEAPLSRLTQVFKMMIERGGEIKTAIIPGH; translated from the coding sequence ATGACGGCCGCAGTCCTCTATGGCAAAGAGGATGTTCGCATCGAAAAGGTGCCGGTTCCGAAAGTCGGTGAAGGGGAAATCCTCGTCAAGGTGCAGGTTGCCCTGACCTGTGGCACCGACGTAAAAGTGTATCGTCGCGGTTACCATGCCCGGATGATCGTGCCCCCGGCACTGTTCGGCCATGAACTCGCCGGCATTGTGGAAGAGGTTGGGCCCGGAGTAAAGCGCCTGAAAAAAGGAATGCGCGTGGTCGCGCTCAACTCGGCACCTTGCGGGGTCTGCTTTTACTGCTCCAAGCACCAGGAAAATCTTTGTGAAGACCTGCTCTTCAATAACGGCGCTTATGCCGAGTACATTCTGATTCCGAAACGCATCGTCGAGAAGAACCTGCTCGTGATTCCGGATGGCGTTAGCTTCGACGAAGCTGCCGTCATCGAGCCGCTGGCCTGCGTGCTGCGCGGCCTGCATGAAACCGGTATGGAAGTCGGCGACACCATTACCGTCATCGGCGCTGGTCCGATCGGCCTGATGTTCGTGAAGGCAGCCTCGATCTCTGGCTGCAAAGTGATTTCCGTTGTAAAGCACGACGAGCAAGTGGAAGCCGCCAAGAAAATGGGCGCGCACAAAGTTGTGCAGATCACGAAGGTGGACGATCCAGTGAAGGCGGTCATCGAGCTGACACCGGAGCATCGTGGCTCCGACATTGTGATTGAAGCGGTTGGGCGACCGGATGCGTGGGAGTGGACGATTGATATGGTTCGCAAGGGCGGCACCGTGAATTTCTTCGGTGGCTGCGCCAAAGGAACCAAAGTCAACCTGAACACCGAGCGCCTGCACTATTCGGAGATCACGCTGAAGGCCACGTTCCATCACACCCCGGAAACAGTGCGCAAGGCGTTCGCGTTGATCGCAGAGCGCAAGATCAAAGGCTCCGATTACATTACCGGGGAAGCGCCATTGTCGCGCCTGACACAGGTGTTCAAGATGATGATTGAGCGCGGCGGCGAGATCAAGACCGCGATCATCCCAGGACACTGA
- the hpnC gene encoding squalene synthase HpnC — MASYIQHPSVPVDTNQHVEAGWDRLPLEYAIPATAPSLAEAQAYCKRLATSHYENFSVVTWFLPKHLHQQFFNVYAYCRISDDLGDEVGDTQLSLKLLDEWEHELDACYDGTPRHPVFVALRETVREFEIPKHEFSDLLIAFRQDQTITRFPTFDDVLAYCKYSANPVGHLVLYLCGYKDAERQQFSDYTCTALQLANFWQDVSVDYGKGRIYLPLDSMQKFGVSEDDIANRRSTPQFLELMKFEVARAREWFAKGLPLVKMVNRELALDVELFSNGGLEILNAIERQGYDVLKSRPVISKPKKLWLVLRAAAGKLL; from the coding sequence ATGGCGAGTTACATACAGCATCCAAGCGTGCCCGTTGATACCAATCAACACGTGGAAGCCGGGTGGGATCGTTTGCCGCTCGAGTACGCCATTCCGGCGACGGCGCCTTCGCTCGCCGAAGCGCAGGCCTATTGCAAGCGCCTCGCGACCAGCCACTACGAGAACTTTTCCGTCGTCACCTGGTTCCTGCCCAAACATCTGCATCAGCAGTTTTTCAACGTCTATGCGTACTGCCGCATCTCCGATGATCTCGGCGATGAGGTCGGCGACACCCAGCTCTCGCTGAAATTGCTCGACGAATGGGAGCACGAGCTCGATGCCTGCTACGATGGCACCCCGCGGCATCCTGTATTTGTCGCCTTACGCGAGACCGTTCGTGAGTTCGAAATTCCAAAGCATGAATTTTCCGACCTGCTGATCGCTTTTCGCCAGGACCAGACCATCACCCGTTTTCCGACCTTCGACGATGTCCTTGCCTACTGCAAGTACTCGGCAAATCCCGTCGGACATCTCGTGCTTTACCTCTGTGGCTACAAAGACGCCGAGCGCCAGCAGTTTTCCGACTACACCTGCACCGCGCTGCAACTCGCAAACTTCTGGCAGGATGTCTCCGTCGACTATGGCAAGGGCCGCATCTATCTTCCGCTCGACAGCATGCAGAAATTTGGCGTCAGTGAAGACGACATCGCAAACCGTCGTTCCACGCCGCAGTTCCTCGAACTGATGAAGTTTGAAGTCGCCCGTGCGCGCGAGTGGTTCGCCAAAGGCCTGCCGCTGGTGAAGATGGTCAACCGCGAACTGGCTCTCGATGTTGAGCTCTTCTCGAATGGCGGCTTGGAAATTCTGAACGCGATCGAGCGGCAAGGTTACGACGTGCTCAAGTCGCGTCCGGTGATCTCGAAGCCAAAGAAGCTGTGGCTAGTCCTGCGCGCGGCTGCGGGGAAGCTGCTGTGA
- a CDS encoding phytoene/squalene synthase family protein, which yields MASPARGCGEAAVSAEKKQHPLQLSTAYAVCRHITRSQAKNFYYAFLVLPRRKRNALCAVYAFMRHADDISDDEAIPVLVRREKLSTLLDNFHRAIAGEPTDDPVLIALAHTQKTYEVPMEWLDKLVFGTMMDLHDDTPAVTESVAAEGGSTAVLTKRILTFPTFDDLYAYCYHVASVVGLVCIKIFGYRDPKAEKLAERTGIAFQLTNIIRDVKEDAAMSRVYLPERDLQTFGITPEAVAAWPTLEQLQPVLQLEGERAMGYYQSAQELVGLIDDDSQPALWALVEIYRQLMEKIAAKKYDVFTDRVRLTTGEKLKIVAKGLVRRLS from the coding sequence GTGGCTAGTCCTGCGCGCGGCTGCGGGGAAGCTGCTGTGAGCGCGGAGAAGAAACAACATCCGCTGCAACTCTCGACGGCCTACGCCGTGTGCCGCCACATCACGCGCTCGCAGGCCAAAAATTTCTACTACGCATTTCTGGTGCTGCCACGCCGCAAGCGCAACGCGCTCTGCGCTGTGTACGCGTTCATGCGCCACGCCGATGACATCTCCGACGACGAAGCCATCCCCGTTCTCGTTCGTCGCGAAAAGCTCTCTACATTGCTCGACAATTTCCATCGCGCAATTGCTGGCGAACCCACCGACGACCCCGTCCTGATCGCGTTAGCCCACACGCAGAAGACCTACGAAGTGCCGATGGAGTGGCTCGACAAGCTCGTCTTCGGCACCATGATGGATCTGCACGACGACACGCCCGCAGTCACAGAATCAGTAGCAGCTGAGGGCGGAAGCACGGCCGTCCTGACCAAACGCATCCTCACCTTCCCGACATTCGACGACTTGTATGCCTACTGCTATCACGTGGCTTCCGTCGTCGGACTTGTCTGCATCAAGATCTTCGGTTACCGCGATCCCAAGGCTGAGAAGCTCGCAGAGCGTACCGGCATCGCGTTTCAGTTGACCAATATCATTCGCGACGTGAAAGAAGACGCCGCAATGAGCCGCGTCTATCTGCCCGAACGTGACCTGCAGACCTTCGGCATCACTCCCGAAGCCGTTGCTGCTTGGCCGACGTTGGAGCAGTTGCAGCCCGTGCTGCAACTCGAAGGCGAGCGCGCAATGGGCTACTACCAATCGGCGCAGGAACTCGTTGGCTTGATTGACGACGACAGCCAACCCGCGCTCTGGGCGCTGGTCGAAATCTATCGCCAACTGATGGAGAAGATCGCCGCGAAGAAGTACGACGTCTTCACCGACCGCGTGCGCCTCACCACGGGCGAGAAGCTCAAGATCGTCGCAAAGGGGCTCGTGCGTCGCCTGTCATGA
- the hpnE gene encoding hydroxysqualene dehydroxylase HpnE, giving the protein MSATLTATQLKAEQPTGKKARVAIVGGGLAGLAAGCALADAGFSVKLFERKPFLGGRASSYQHPATGEVVDNCQHVLLGCCTNLLDFYKRLGVEDQIRWFEQLTFMLPNGKAGTIEPSGLPAPLHASPAFLKFKVLSLGDKLSIARAMLALMRGLPKESGDNFLSWLKRHGQTEHAINRFWAPVLISALNDDLDQVSVRYAAMVFRESFLKSAEAGKMGVPAAPLSDIYGRAGEYIEKRGGEVVLRASVDQLTLQDSRVLLRVNGEQIESDYVVLAAPFFESVKLLPEADSEGLRSQIGELKTVPITGIHFWFDREVTPLEHAVLLDRTIQWMFQKSKLLRGQRDEGAPLAAGSHIELVVSSSKSLLTMGRNEILDLALKEFYEFFPQAKEARVLKSAVIKEVHATFSPAPQGDRYRPLPITPWPRIFLSGDWTATGWPATMEGAVRGGYLTAEALSFATGNQRKFLVPDLGAKGLMKLFP; this is encoded by the coding sequence ATGAGCGCCACTCTCACCGCAACCCAATTGAAAGCAGAGCAACCGACGGGCAAGAAGGCACGTGTGGCCATTGTCGGCGGCGGTCTCGCCGGCCTCGCAGCCGGATGCGCCCTCGCGGACGCCGGCTTCTCGGTGAAGCTCTTCGAGCGCAAGCCGTTCCTCGGTGGACGCGCGTCGTCCTATCAGCATCCCGCTACCGGCGAAGTCGTGGACAACTGCCAGCACGTGCTGCTCGGCTGCTGCACCAATCTCCTCGACTTTTACAAACGCCTCGGTGTCGAAGACCAGATCCGCTGGTTTGAGCAGTTGACCTTCATGCTCCCCAACGGCAAAGCTGGAACCATCGAGCCTTCCGGCCTGCCCGCGCCGCTCCACGCCTCGCCGGCGTTTTTGAAGTTCAAAGTGCTCAGTCTCGGCGATAAGCTTTCTATCGCGCGCGCCATGCTCGCGCTCATGCGCGGACTGCCGAAAGAATCCGGAGACAATTTCCTTTCCTGGCTCAAGCGCCACGGCCAAACCGAGCACGCCATCAATCGCTTCTGGGCGCCGGTGTTGATTAGCGCGCTCAATGATGATCTCGACCAGGTTTCCGTTCGGTACGCCGCGATGGTTTTTCGCGAGTCGTTCCTGAAGTCGGCGGAGGCAGGGAAGATGGGCGTTCCTGCGGCGCCACTGAGCGACATCTACGGGCGTGCCGGCGAATACATTGAGAAGCGTGGTGGCGAAGTCGTGTTGCGAGCCTCGGTAGACCAACTCACTTTGCAGGATTCGCGCGTTCTGTTGCGCGTGAACGGCGAGCAGATCGAAAGCGATTATGTCGTTCTCGCAGCGCCCTTTTTCGAATCCGTAAAACTGCTCCCAGAAGCCGACAGTGAGGGGCTCCGCTCACAGATTGGCGAACTCAAGACCGTGCCGATCACCGGCATTCACTTTTGGTTCGACCGCGAAGTCACGCCGCTGGAGCACGCTGTGCTTCTCGATCGAACCATCCAGTGGATGTTCCAAAAGTCGAAGCTCCTCCGCGGCCAACGTGACGAAGGCGCGCCTCTCGCTGCCGGTAGCCACATTGAACTCGTAGTGAGCTCTTCCAAATCGCTGCTGACCATGGGCCGGAATGAGATTCTCGATCTCGCGTTGAAAGAGTTCTACGAGTTCTTTCCGCAGGCTAAAGAAGCGCGCGTCCTGAAGTCGGCTGTGATCAAAGAGGTGCACGCCACGTTTTCACCCGCGCCGCAGGGAGATCGCTACCGCCCGCTCCCAATCACGCCGTGGCCGCGTATTTTTCTAAGTGGCGATTGGACTGCCACTGGCTGGCCTGCCACCATGGAAGGTGCAGTGCGCGGCGGATACCTTACGGCAGAAGCGTTGAGTTTCGCCACGGGAAATCAACGCAAGTTCCTGGTGCCTGATCTCGGCGCCAAGGGCCTTATGAAACTGTTCCCTTAG
- a CDS encoding FAD-dependent oxidoreductase — protein MSTWPIPSNPDATTDIFPTLAESEIDRLRAFGKIRQGRSGDILFEPNTPNIPFFVVLSGEMEIVQPTSEGERSIVVHTPGHFTGELNMISGQRSLVRARISKPGEILEITPDALRSIINSDAKLSEVFMRAFILRRVALVRAGYGNVVVLGSRYSATTLHIREFLGRNGYPYTYMDLDTDKGAQEMLDAFKVTTKCIPVVICNGRTVMRNPSTTALANCLGFNSSVDTKQLRDVVVIGGGPSGLAAAVYGASEGLDTLVIESEAPGGQAGSSSKIENYLGFPTGVSGQELASRALTQAQKFGAKMLIANQVVGVRCDERPYEVLLEDGSRIATRAIVIASGAHYNKPNIPNLKQFEGNGVYYGATFLESQLCGEEEVIVVGGGNSAGQAAVYLSQTARKVHMLVRSGNLSDTMSRYLIQRIEENPRIDLRIRTEIAAMHGENHLESVEWINRESNTVESHDIRHVFIMAGASPRTEWLQGCLEMDDKGFILTGRDLDPVNGNGHLSKWPLRREPYMLETSLPGVFAVGDVRANNVKRVASAVGEGSIAISLVHRVLPEL, from the coding sequence ATGTCCACTTGGCCGATACCCAGTAATCCCGACGCAACCACCGACATCTTTCCAACCCTCGCCGAGAGTGAGATTGACCGCCTGCGCGCATTCGGCAAGATCCGCCAGGGCCGATCCGGCGATATTCTTTTCGAACCCAATACCCCGAACATACCGTTCTTTGTTGTGCTTTCCGGCGAAATGGAAATCGTTCAGCCAACGAGCGAGGGCGAGCGTTCGATCGTCGTGCACACTCCCGGACACTTCACCGGCGAACTCAACATGATCTCCGGTCAGCGCAGCCTCGTGCGCGCTCGAATCTCCAAACCGGGCGAAATCCTTGAGATCACGCCCGACGCCCTCCGCTCCATCATCAACAGTGACGCCAAGTTGAGCGAAGTGTTCATGCGCGCCTTCATTCTGCGGCGTGTTGCGCTTGTGCGTGCGGGTTACGGAAACGTCGTCGTGCTCGGCTCGCGCTACTCGGCAACCACGCTCCATATCCGTGAATTTCTCGGGCGCAACGGTTATCCCTATACGTACATGGACCTCGATACCGACAAAGGCGCGCAGGAGATGCTCGATGCCTTCAAGGTGACGACCAAGTGCATTCCGGTCGTGATCTGCAACGGGCGCACGGTCATGCGCAATCCATCCACAACTGCGTTGGCGAATTGCCTCGGCTTCAACTCCAGCGTTGACACAAAGCAGTTGCGTGATGTGGTCGTTATCGGTGGAGGCCCGTCGGGATTAGCCGCCGCGGTGTACGGCGCATCCGAAGGGCTGGATACATTAGTCATTGAATCGGAAGCTCCCGGTGGTCAGGCGGGTTCAAGCTCGAAGATCGAGAATTATCTCGGATTTCCAACCGGAGTCTCCGGGCAGGAGCTTGCCTCACGCGCGCTCACCCAGGCGCAAAAATTCGGCGCCAAGATGCTCATCGCCAACCAGGTCGTCGGCGTCCGTTGCGATGAGCGTCCTTACGAAGTGCTCCTTGAAGACGGCAGCCGCATCGCCACCCGAGCAATTGTGATCGCCAGCGGTGCGCACTACAACAAGCCCAACATTCCCAACCTGAAGCAGTTCGAGGGCAACGGCGTTTACTACGGCGCAACATTTCTCGAGTCCCAGCTCTGTGGCGAAGAAGAAGTCATTGTCGTCGGGGGAGGGAACTCGGCAGGACAAGCAGCCGTGTACCTGTCGCAGACCGCGCGCAAAGTCCACATGCTGGTGAGATCTGGAAATCTTTCGGACACGATGTCGCGCTACTTGATCCAGCGCATTGAGGAGAACCCGCGCATCGATCTGCGGATTCGCACCGAGATCGCCGCGATGCACGGCGAGAATCACCTGGAAAGCGTGGAGTGGATCAACCGCGAGAGCAACACGGTCGAGAGCCACGACATTCGGCATGTGTTCATCATGGCTGGCGCATCGCCGCGCACCGAATGGTTGCAGGGTTGTCTTGAGATGGACGACAAAGGGTTCATCCTCACTGGCCGCGACCTCGATCCTGTCAACGGGAACGGGCACCTTTCAAAGTGGCCCCTCCGCCGCGAGCCTTACATGCTTGAGACCAGCCTGCCGGGCGTGTTCGCCGTGGGCGATGTCCGCGCAAACAACGTGAAGCGGGTGGCGTCGGCGGTGGGCGAAGGTTCCATCGCAATTTCGCTCGTCCATCGCGTGTTGCCGGAATTGTAA
- a CDS encoding class I SAM-dependent methyltransferase — MASHPREWNSTQYHQLSDPQFQWGLKVLDRVMLRGDETVLDAGCGTGRVTAELTRRLPKGRVIASDVSENMLAGAREHLHSQFNGRVSYVRADMADLPLENEVDIVFSTAAFHWVKDHDALFRSLFRALKPGGHVVAQCGGGPNLEIIRGRADRLISEDRVLRSAMVAFENPWVYALPEQTTGRLRRAGFADAEAWLQSTPTTIDDPDRYHEFLRTVILRAHISHMPSDAAEHLLERMTELGAKDKPAFTLDYWRLNIDARKAS, encoded by the coding sequence ATGGCTTCGCACCCCCGCGAATGGAATTCCACGCAATATCACCAGCTCTCGGACCCGCAGTTTCAATGGGGATTGAAGGTCCTCGACCGCGTTATGTTGCGCGGCGACGAAACCGTGCTCGACGCCGGATGCGGCACCGGGCGCGTGACGGCAGAACTGACGCGAAGGTTGCCGAAAGGGCGCGTCATCGCCTCCGATGTTTCGGAAAACATGCTTGCCGGTGCGCGGGAGCATCTTCACTCCCAGTTCAACGGACGCGTGAGCTACGTTCGGGCAGACATGGCGGATTTACCGCTGGAGAACGAAGTGGACATCGTCTTCAGTACCGCGGCCTTTCATTGGGTGAAGGACCACGACGCTCTTTTCCGTAGCCTGTTTCGCGCTCTTAAGCCCGGCGGCCATGTGGTTGCGCAGTGCGGTGGCGGCCCGAACCTGGAGATCATTCGGGGACGCGCCGACCGCCTGATTTCCGAAGACCGCGTTTTGCGCAGCGCGATGGTGGCATTCGAAAATCCTTGGGTCTACGCGTTACCGGAACAAACTACAGGACGCCTGCGCCGTGCCGGCTTCGCGGATGCCGAAGCCTGGCTGCAATCGACGCCTACCACCATTGACGACCCCGATCGGTACCACGAGTTTCTGCGCACCGTAATCCTGCGGGCGCACATCTCGCACATGCCCTCCGACGCTGCAGAACATTTGCTTGAACGGATGACCGAGCTCGGCGCGAAGGATAAACCGGCTTTCACGCTCGACTATTGGCGACTCAATATCGACGCCAGAAAAGCTAGCTGA
- the cutA gene encoding divalent-cation tolerance protein CutA, translating to MTDARIILTTVAVHETAMSIAQTLVQEKLAACVNVAPAVESIYWWQGKMDHSLEYVLTIKTAAGKVDALRERLLKLHPYEVPEFVVLAVESGSEAYLGWIRESVS from the coding sequence ATGACCGATGCGAGAATCATTTTGACCACCGTCGCAGTGCACGAGACCGCGATGTCGATCGCCCAAACGCTCGTGCAGGAGAAGCTCGCGGCCTGCGTGAACGTCGCACCGGCAGTCGAGTCGATCTATTGGTGGCAGGGCAAGATGGACCACTCACTCGAATATGTACTGACGATCAAAACCGCAGCCGGCAAGGTAGACGCACTGCGTGAGCGCCTGTTGAAACTCCATCCTTACGAGGTGCCCGAATTCGTAGTACTTGCCGTCGAAAGTGGCAGCGAGGCTTATCTCGGGTGGATTCGGGAGAGCGTCAGCTAG
- a CDS encoding phosphoglucomutase/phosphomannomutase family protein, whose product MATQIKFGTSGWRAIVAEDFTFANVRRAVTGIAKFVARRDQHPSLIVGRDPRFLGEAFVAEAAAILASHGVKPFVINDAAPTPGIAWEIMTRKTGGAINFTASHNPPEYNGIKYSTPDGAPALPETTQGIEAEIAKLDAVDPVKPNSSDPEAETIDIKANYLSRLKEVVDLAAIKKSGLKVVYDPLWGAARGYPDSLLRDAGVSTATVHDVRDVLFGGHAPEPDDHLLNDLRAKMKETGAGIGIATDGDADRFGIVDADGTFIQPNYIIALLFDYLVETRGWKNGVAKSVATTNLVNALAEHHKVELHETPVGFKYIGELIKQDKIAIGGEESAGLSIRHHVPEKDGVLACLLCCEMVAKRGKPMGAQLHELFGKVGSFYPERQNFHLTPEQKETFTKKLKSEPKDFHGKRVVEINRKDGLKLVLDDGSWVCYRVSGTEPVVRAYTEARSEQGLKDLSAAAKQFVFG is encoded by the coding sequence ATGGCAACGCAGATTAAGTTTGGGACCTCGGGATGGCGTGCCATCGTGGCCGAGGATTTTACCTTTGCAAACGTCCGCCGCGCCGTTACCGGCATCGCCAAGTTCGTCGCCAGGCGCGACCAGCACCCGTCGCTTATCGTCGGGCGTGACCCGCGCTTTCTCGGCGAAGCGTTCGTCGCCGAAGCGGCGGCAATCCTTGCCAGCCACGGTGTGAAACCGTTCGTGATCAACGACGCTGCGCCCACGCCCGGCATCGCGTGGGAAATCATGACCCGCAAGACTGGTGGCGCTATCAACTTCACCGCTTCGCATAATCCGCCGGAATACAACGGCATCAAGTACTCCACCCCCGACGGCGCTCCCGCCTTGCCTGAAACGACACAGGGGATCGAGGCCGAAATCGCCAAGCTCGACGCCGTGGATCCCGTGAAGCCGAACTCTTCCGACCCTGAAGCTGAGACCATCGACATCAAAGCGAATTACCTGTCGCGTTTGAAGGAGGTCGTTGACCTCGCCGCCATTAAGAAGTCCGGCCTGAAAGTCGTCTACGACCCCCTATGGGGCGCAGCCCGCGGCTATCCCGACAGCCTGCTTCGCGATGCCGGAGTCTCCACCGCGACTGTCCACGATGTTCGCGACGTTCTGTTCGGAGGACACGCTCCGGAGCCTGATGATCATTTGCTCAACGACCTCCGCGCCAAGATGAAGGAAACTGGCGCTGGCATCGGCATTGCCACCGATGGCGACGCCGACCGCTTTGGCATTGTTGACGCCGACGGGACCTTCATCCAGCCCAACTACATCATCGCCCTGCTATTCGACTATCTCGTCGAAACCCGCGGCTGGAAGAACGGTGTCGCAAAATCTGTCGCGACCACGAACCTCGTAAACGCCCTTGCCGAGCATCATAAGGTGGAGCTGCACGAAACGCCGGTCGGCTTCAAATACATCGGCGAACTGATCAAGCAGGACAAGATCGCCATCGGCGGGGAAGAGAGCGCAGGATTGTCGATCCGTCATCACGTTCCCGAGAAGGACGGCGTGCTTGCCTGCCTTCTCTGCTGCGAGATGGTTGCGAAACGCGGCAAGCCGATGGGCGCACAATTACACGAACTATTTGGCAAGGTTGGTTCCTTCTACCCCGAAAGACAGAACTTCCACTTGACGCCGGAGCAGAAAGAGACGTTCACTAAAAAACTGAAGTCCGAGCCGAAGGATTTCCACGGCAAGCGTGTCGTTGAAATCAATCGCAAGGACGGACTGAAGCTGGTTCTCGACGACGGCTCCTGGGTTTGCTACCGCGTGAGCGGTACCGAACCGGTGGTCAGGGCATACACCGAGGCGCGCAGCGAGCAGGGTCTGAAGGATCTGAGCGCCGCCGCCAAGCAGTTCGTATTTGGATAG
- a CDS encoding FtsB family cell division protein, with translation MTFVEQWQEVWEQWKRKAAIVATALLTCAVFYHVVFGANGWMVYQKKKAEYQRLQGEFQKLNTENAALQKDVKSLKSDKSAIEREAREQLHYTRPGEVVYVMPQAKAGGGNPPAVNTAEKH, from the coding sequence ATGACATTTGTAGAACAGTGGCAGGAAGTTTGGGAGCAGTGGAAGCGCAAGGCAGCCATCGTCGCCACGGCGCTGCTGACCTGCGCCGTCTTCTATCACGTCGTCTTCGGCGCCAACGGCTGGATGGTGTACCAGAAAAAGAAAGCCGAGTATCAGCGGCTGCAAGGCGAGTTCCAGAAGCTCAATACCGAAAACGCCGCGCTCCAGAAGGACGTGAAATCGCTCAAGTCGGACAAGTCTGCCATCGAGCGCGAGGCTCGCGAACAGTTGCACTATACCCGCCCGGGTGAGGTGGTATACGTCATGCCTCAAGCCAAGGCTGGGGGCGGCAATCCTCCTGCCGTTAACACCGCGGAAAAGCACTGA